The sequence AGACAagcaattcctttggaaattactatggaaattacaatagaaattcctttagggattctctcagaaatattttcaaaaattacactatttgTGTGACGACtgttttttgatattttagtaATAGTAACCCTTTTTTACAGGTTACCAATAGAAAAAATCAGAATAGGGGAGttgattaaaaattaaatagcGCCATTGCCAGCAAATACGTAGATTTACAAGTGACTGTGGAAAATACCTACAAAAAATCAATCGTGGCAGTTAAAGTTACACCAAACAGAAGTGACAGTTAAAAACGACAATATTTTCGTTCTGAGGAAGGCACAAtctccgtgtcgaaacgtcgggtaaataacaTACTCCTTTCACTAAATTGAAGACTGAGTAGCCTAAATGGCTACTTTTTCAGGAGtttcttgaaaaataatttcaggagaaatttctgaaggaagatttaaatgaatttccgaagggattatTAAAGGAATTTTGGAATCAGTTTCTAAGGATTTTCTAATAGAatatccgtaggaattcctgaagtaattttccaggaattcctgaaggaatatccgatggaattcctaaaggtaAATCTAAAAGAATTCTGTAAGGAATTTCGTAGAGAATACCAAgaggagaaacttccaaatgaatttctacaggaattctcaattatttctagatgaatttcctgaattccctaagaaattcctgaaggtacaAAACAATTGCTGGAGGATTGCTGAAAGCATTTCTGGAGAAAAATATTTAAGGAAATTTTATAGGAGAATCTGAAGGGGGTACCGAAGCAATTCCaattgaatttccaaaaaaatccctaAAGGCTTCCAAAGAGTTCGTcgggaattcttgcaggaatttcgtgataaattcttccaaaaattttggcttacattaattgaaatttaagaaaacaaaattcaatttgGTGAGTCCATGGTCCAGTTTTACTTCGCTAttgcccggagacccatagtgttatataccgatcgactcagttcgacgaatcgaggtgatgtctgtttgtgcgtatgaatgtgtgtgtatgtatgtgtgtatgtgtacaaattttgtagacacactttttggaactttgcattacccgatttactagCAACAAGTTCGACGGGGAATAcgatcccattgtttgctattgaaaattggcccgatcggacattgcattccggaattattgaaattgaaaaatcattgttttttccgaGGTTTTTTCCCAAGAGTCTCCCCTtagaaaaaaattttaaaaccgaaaaaaaaatcaagaatggtggcaatgcatagtaattaatgcaataACATGCAagatgatagaaaatatgcgatctattctcctaaagtgcttttttgacctttctttgtgattttttcagtacattttacgatgcacgagaaaggcatcatcgccgctaggtagattaatctgggtttaatcctaaaaaagctttcatttgaaatcccaaaaggattcgctCGGAAGATCAAAAGGATTCAGTTTGGATGCCCAAATGGGTTCCGTATGAAAGCAtaaaagaattctgttcgaaagcCCTTCTTAGGCAAGTTCGGCTTGGGAACGTACTCTTTTGGGGTTAACCTttctagtgcattggggtccatttcgacccaagcacacccaaaacaacgctgtaactttgtaacgcaacgagataaaaatctgtaaaattcgTACTTTTCCTAACTATTGAAAAGATTCCCTGAGAAAATTAACTTCCAGCGACATGAGAGGCGCCATAAAAAAgcgacacattgtgcattaaggtccatttggacccaagatttcatcacgatcacaaaaactcaaatttcaaccgattttcgatcatTAGGCACCTAACGAAAGCTGCAGGTTTCTAAAATAAGATCAACGCTTTACTTATGCTTATGGAtcttgtacacctccggtggtgcaaagggccgacttgaaagatctccatcctgagcgttgcccggcaaGATCAACgcttgagcttctcaatttggcaccaaaataattcaatcaattgtgggggcaatcaataCTGAAGTCTTCAGTGGCCTCTAAATGCCCCAGGAACGGTCATTCGGATATTCTGTAAAATCCgcaaaagtggccaattccaaaaattcAGTTTAGAACTCAACAGGATTTCAGAAGCGCAAAATATTCCGTTCGAATTAccaaaagaattctgttcggAAGCCCAAGAGGATTTTATTCGGAAGCTCACAAGAAATCCTTTGGGAAGCTCAAAAGGATTCCGCTTAAAATTCTAGAAAGACAGCAATGTAAAGAATCCTTTTCCTTGCGCTTTCAAATGAAACCCTTTTGGGCtttcgaataaatttattttggcattcgaaatgaataaaaaaaaatcgttcggaTGTCATAAAGGATTGCGTTTGGAAGACCAAAATGATTCCGTTTAGAAGGCCAACATGAATCTGGTCGGAAGcacaaaagaattccattcggaagcctAAAAGAATTTCATTTTTAAGCCCacaagaaatcctttcggaatctCAGACAGTCAGACAGAGGAAAGAGATATTCCGATTTTTTCGTGTGGAATTTGTACTTTTGGTACTTTCGTGTGGGATTTGTGCATAGAAAACCAGACACAAACCATTTTCGgactaatttctgttgaaacatACTTTCCACCATTCTGAACCACTGTGCTACGCTGGTAGCTCTTATTAGAACAGAGATTTTCTCATCTCGACATCCTACCGCACGGTCGGTGGGTAGTCCCCTGGACCTCCTCACACCGGCCGGCGGTACAGCAGCAGAATGAGAGAGAGAAAACAAGAGAGCACAAAACGAGGCATCAATATGAGGAGGgtacaataataataaaattcaacAGTCACGTACCCGCCAGATTCTACCATGTACCAGATCGAGCGAGAGAACCGTCGTCAGTTTCAGTTTATTTTCAGCAGACAGTGGTTAGCGGAGGCATCGTAGCAAACGATGGTCATTTAAAAGCGGCAGAACTGCCATTTTGGTTTTACCAGAACTTCACCAGCCAGTAAAACGTGGCGCGATAGTTTGGCTTAGATGTCCGGACATACAAACGGGGCAACGATGATGACCAACGGACAGAACCCTCCGGCTCCGGCGGGAACCTTCAAGGATGAACTGGACGACTTTGAGCGGTTCGCCCTGGACAATTTAGTTCGGAACGAGTGGGGACTAAAAGTGGCTACCCTCAATCGGTTGGTGTGTAAGTATTTTGGTGCATGTAGCCGTTTTCATAAAGCTGTTAGATAAACAATGTGAACGAAAATGAAATGtttctattatttattattaatgtcagatatttaaataaaattatttttattattgatagTATTGATGATTGGaagtattttttgtttatttgactTATGTCATTATTCAAAGAAAAAGGAATAATATTATTGATATTATCATCATACCATAAACTGTGCCATATAAAATAATTCACTATTATTTTTGTAACGGTAACAGTTGTTACAATAATgagatttttattaaatttacgTAGTCTGAAAATGCGACGCTGACTAAGTTCGAACATGCTGAACAAGTGAGCACACCCAGTCGTCGAACTAATGGATGTGTTCCATTTCCATCGAACAGCTTCTTCCATTGTATGTTTGAACATAAAAGAATCATAAATATTAATCACCCACCTTTGTGTGTACATACGAGCAGACGGAATAGTTACCCACTCTTTTAAGCTGCAAGATGTTTAGGGGTTTATACAATTTCTTATACGTGTTCTTATTCTTCCTTTTTGGGTTTAATCTTCGTCTACTTGGATTCCCGAATATGTGACTCGACGGCACGCACGGACACATGCAGACTGTGGAGTCTCGGTCGAATGTTTGGAAGTGATTGAGGAGCACGATCTGAAAGACATCTTCAACGACGAACGGGCCATCGGACAGAAGATACTGCTGCGGCATCGATTGCGAGAGTGGCGCAAGGGATTGCACTGGGTGAGTGGAATGCTGGCTGTATTAGTTTAAATGATCTAccattaaattgtttttttaatgaTGAACATTTTAGCCGGACTcgcatgtttttgcctttctcgtacaacatcttcttctttttattggcaataCAACCCACTCTGAGACATTGTCGCCTTGTAGCCTAGTGTTCTCTGAGCACTAAGCGCATCTTACGcgacggctaaggaaggctccaCTTCTAGTACAACATAAACAACTTATtatcgactttgttaaatgTTTAACCATTTGACCATTTTAGTTCCCATTATGCAATGCCTAATTCCCATATTTGCACAATTGTAAAGTTATTTTTGGACGAGGGAAAAAAGCacttgaaaataaaaaacagTTACATATAAATTGACTTAAAAATAATCTCCACGAACCAAGATTTAGAAATCTAAACAATCAATTCTTTATAGCTATTATTGTTATAAAGACTGAATTGTATAGATTTCAAAATCTTCATTCATAGCGATTATTTTTAAGCCAATTCAGATaattggtttgttttttttttaatattttcaagtGCTATTTTTTCATTGAGCTTAGCTTTGTAAATCAAGATTTGAGCAGTTGGAATGTTCACCGAACTATTCCAAAAATCTGCCTTTTGATGTAGACAACAGTTCCAATCAGAAAAATGGTGCTACATTGATTACCCAAAACTActtacacacttattttttaccggaatctcagcaatttgttaaacttttagCGAGATTCGTATAGCCGAGCCCCCGCAAACAGggttttgccggaatatcagtttttattttgctggacGCATGACTGTGCGGATTTGCGTTCAGTTgttcagaaataaaaactaagtgtgtacatCGAATTAAACAGCAACTCAAATTAACGtattttctaattcttcatctTCCAGAACTCCCCCGAACACCCGGTACCGAAACGCCGCTTCGAACGCAACTCTCTTGACCCACTGGAGCTGGAAAAGAAACCGCGCATCTCCACCAGCAATTCCCTCCACGAATCGTCACCCTCCACGCCAAACATCATCCTTCCGGACACTCGAAACCCTTCCGGGGGCAGCGGAATAGCCTCGTCTTCTACGTCCACATCGTCCTCCATGACGGCTGCTGCCCTATCCAGCAGCAACCTATCGACAGGCAACGCTATTACCGATGCTGGTAGCCTCCCTATCCAAATCACACCGGAAGCTCTGGCAGGCTTTCTGCAGGGAGGTCGATCCGGCCGTTGGGTATTGAAGTTCTACTCCGACAACCACCACCTGGACAAAAAAGCTCTAACCGAGCTAACGCACGTCGTCGTCGAGCCGTTCCTCGTTTTCAACATTACTTTCACACACGCTTTGATGCGACATTACGCGGAAGTCATCTGCCAGCTGTTCCCCTCGGAACAGGCAGAGACGTTTTACTGCCCGCGGAATATGATTCGCAAAAATCCGACCGGGAAGCTCTACGATCGATACGTGAACCAACGGTTGCGCTACAAAACCAAGTTCAACGCCCAAAGGCCAACCTTCGTACCGGACAGCCATCTGAATCGAACATTTGCGGAGATGAGCACCGTTACAATGTCGTCGATGATGCAgcaacaccaccaacagcagcagcactaCATGGAGTATGCTGGATCTGACCCGCGGGAGTTCAACAGGACACCGACCCAGCCGGAGAGTTTCAGCGAGGAGTCAATGAATATCTACGGCGGGGACGAAGGTTCCATTCTGATCGATGGCAACTGAAGTACAAAGCTACGGATAACGAAGGGGTAGAAGCAcagcaatttaaaaaaagcaTTTAGCATTAGAATAGAAGATACTTTTAAGTTGTACGTGACAAAAATGTATGTATGGAAGTTTTATTAGATAAGGAAATCCAatcttaattttaaataaattaataacatTGCTAATTTAGTAACCAGATGTTTTTGCAACGAAATACTAGACCATTTTCCCGTCAAATACAACCTGTTACGAGcgaatcgaataatgctaagtacatCAACCCTTTTTACGGCATTCTTTATACGTCACTTCATTTAACATCAAgctttttacggcacgtgatgtaaaataatttaaagcactattgacatccaaaagtaaactTGTAGACAATATTATCCAAACCGCTTCtaggtggacgttaggcagaatgaCAGCTATTTCAACAATGATTGTTTTCACAGTTGACCCCCTGCTAATTTTCAGTTTCTATTCCTGGTATATAATGCAGGCTGTTTATTACTCGCTAATATGGTTTTGTACCCCGGTTTTGTAcaatcggaaaaagccgtgcaagtaacacagctgaatctgaatcactgtgcacctgcccaACAACTGCTTTGGcaggcggtctcggagtcgaggaccaatgtcgccctcctgtccgacccgtacaacgttccTGCCGACAATGGCAaatgggtggcggacgggtctaggtcggcggcaatctgcacaatgggaaggtaccccgttcaagaggttgtacactcctccgcggagggtgtcgcgatagccaagatcaatggggtgttctattgtagctgctacgccccaccaaggtgaccaatggaacagttcaaccagatgatcgacaggctatcgtccgacctagtaggtcggagcccgttcgttatagcgggagactttaatgcttgggaatggggcagccgctgcaccaatcagaggggacaagcgttactcgaggcacttgcaaaactcgacgcagtgcttgtcaatgacggagccagtagcacattccgtaggaatggggccgagtcatggatagatgtaacgtttgtcagcccaGGTCTGgtctctgacctggactggagggtagacgagggctacacccatagtgatcacctagcaattcgcttcaagatcaactatagtgtgcagcgtccgagggcgggtgatccctgtcaggtccgtgggtggaagtccaatcacttcgacagcgaagttttcaccgcggccctgggactggaggccaacaccgacagtctaagcggggatgcgctggtagctgtcctatcacgcgcgtgcgatgctactatgccgaggaaagacctggaggaggaaagagcggtccgccggaaagtgtttcgagctgcgagactggcccttaacaaggccattaagagcagcaagagagcgtgcttcgacaacctgtgcgagggcgccaatgcgaatccgtgggatgacgcctataggatcgtgatggccaagaccaaagggggctcttcaccccccgaacggtctccggaccggttggcgaggattatcgaagtactcttcccgtcccgagccacaagtccctggcctcctcctgcgctgcaaggcgctgggagtgtggccgaaatggtggctccggtgacgaacgaagagttactcgcagtggctagcacccttgcgatgaacaaagctccaggccccgatggagttccaaacagtgcactcaaggcagcgatcatagcgaacccgaacatgttcaggctagctatgcagagatgcctggatgagtgtcgtttccctgagagatggaaaaggcagaagttggtactgctgccgaaggccaggaagccttcgggcgacccatcggcgtacagaccaatctacctgatcgacacgacgggtaaactgctcgagaggatcatcctcaacaggctcaccccgtacgcagagggtacggatggcctgtcgagtaaccagtttggttttcggaagggtaagtccacggtggacgctatcaactcagtgctcaagactgcagaggtagcgatccaacggaaaaggcgaggaattcgatactgtgcgttgtgACACTggatgtgaagaacgcattcaacagcgcgagctgggatgccatcgcgctctcgttacaccggtttagcctgccggtgggacagtaccggatcttggagagctacttccagaaccgagtgctgctatacgagaccgatgccggtcagaaaagtgttcccattaccacaggagtcccgcaagggtcaatcctgggcccggtactatggaacctgatgtatgacggggttctgaagctaaagttccctcctggtgtgaagatcgtcggctttgctgacgatgtaaccctagaggtctacggggagtcaatccccgaagtagaactaaccgcagaacacgcgatcagcactgtggcggactggatgagtgcgagaggccttgagctcgctcaacataagacggaggtggttatcgtcagtaaccgtaagtcggcacaacatgcagttgttcacgtggtagacgtcgcgatcacttcaaagcggagtctgaagattcttggggtcatcatagacgacaagcttactttcggtagccatgtcgaatatgcgtgcaagaaggcttgtccaacagctccaaggtgtgcgccagtagacgtaggctactggcaggcgttgccgcatctatccttaggtacggcggcccgtcctgggcaaaagcactgggggtaaccagttacctgcagaaactggagagcacctactgcttgatgtgtctcagggtgatatcggcctaccgcacggtatcgcacgacgcttcctgcgtgatagcgagtatgatgccagtcggactggtcatacgggaagacgaggagtgttttgagctacgtggcaccagaggagccctaACTAAACTTATGCATAATAAATTCATGCTTTAGAATAGCTTTGTGAAATCCGACAACCTTATTaattttgcaaaatccaaaataTCTGATCCTACCGGATATCCCTCTATAGGTACTAAGTCAGTGCATTCTAAGATTAATTTCCAGACAATAATTTGGCTTTCCGAACAGTCTCATAGCTCAACTAGTAGTATCATGTATTCAGGTAGTatcaggctcggaagcctcctttcaagaggctcggaagcctcctttcaagaggctcggaagcctcctttcaagaggctcggaagcctcctttcaagaggctcggaagcctcctttcaagaggctcggaagcctcctttcaagaggctcggaagcctcctttcaagaggctcagaagcctcctttcaagaggctcggaagcctcctttcaaaaggctcggaagcctcctttcaagaggctcggaagccccttttcaagaggctcggaagcctcctttcaagaggttaggaagcctcctttcaagaggctcggaagcatcctttcaagaggctcggaagcctcctttcaagaggctcggcagcctcctttcaagaggctcggcagcctcctttcaagaggctcggaagcctcctttcaagaggctcggaagcctcctttcaagaggctcggaagcctcctttcaagaggctcggaagcctcctttcaagaggctcggaagcctcccttcaagaggctcggaagcctcctttcaagaggctcggcaacctcttttcaagaggctcggaagcctcccttcaagaggctcggaagcctcctttcaagaggctcggaagcctcctttcaagaggctcggaagcctcctttcaagaggctcggaagcctcctttcaagaggctccagaagcctccattcaagaggctcggaagcctcccttcaagaggctcggaagcctcctttcaagaggctcggaagcctcctttcaagaggctcggaagcctccattcaagaggctcggaagcctccattcaagaggctcggaagcctccattcaagatgcACCGAGTTCTTTCAAAagaccttctttcaagatgcttagaagcatcctttcaattAGCTCGGAGACTCGGAAACTCGTAATCCTAgattcaggaggctcggaactCGGAGACTCGGAAATTGCGTACTCTTACcacacccgatgcgcactcttaccccaccggtgggttaagagtgcgtttttcacatttcttgcaaaaagggttctactaaaacgaattacaataatttaaatattttttccactgggtaatataaaggaagagtatacgaatcgtcgacattgatatgatatgcagaaacttgcttcataagggctacATGATccattgaaaactaagtgcgtactcttgccccactctactctatatccTGTCAGTCTCGTGGTTTGTTATCTTATATCTTATGTTATATATATCTTATGaaatacgcttattttcatttacaacaaaaataaaataaggggtacctcaatgaaagcATATGTTTGAAgcggtacctctcaagaaaaaggttgagagccgctgttatataccaatggactcagctcgtcgaactgaacaaatgtctgtcagtcCGTACGTATGTGTGTGGgagtgtgtgcacacgaaaaccgaaaaacattggcaactttttcatatagtgattcttaaccgattttttcgcaacaagtggcattcgacgggggacaaaccctagtagttgatcactattgaaacTAATcatgatcggtcattgcgtccAAAAGTTATGAAGGTTGATTCGCTATACATCGTTTGCaaaagccgtaatgtaggcaattagtcacttggaattcttggatgtCCTGGAATGGAACACAGGTTGAAAGTATGTCTAATTTGCTTTAAAAAATCACCAGGATTATTAATGCGATGGACCACTGGGAGCATATACCATATCGAAAAAGCCGATATATGTTTAGTTTATGTTTGGAGGCCTGAAAGCTcaaactccaggaaattcttggaagatccAGAACATGTAATAATAATACAcataatcttgttttttttttgctcgtgtgacttcgtgtgacttcaatttaccaccaaaatctttgcaacatgtttaaaaaatcctgaataaatcaaagaaaagtccaatgataattaatatgcgttaaacatttagaatgagtgcaaaattgagaaaatataaatcatgtaaaatcagaatccagtgtatttcCAATTTGGGTCTTTGTATTTCTATAATTATGTATCGTATTTGAAAGCGCTGAAATATTAATGAATTTCTATTCCATTTTTCAATTCTAATATTATTCACTTGATAACTTCAGTCTAAAAGTCTACAACATTTTTCGCCTTCCTTTGCTAGGAAAATCAGAACAAGCTTCCCACTGTAGGTCAACCGTCAACCAAACACTGTGGTAAATATGACGGCCTCTCGCGGGAAAATCGATTCACATTAAACAGCAAACGGCCGAAACAAATTCTCCCCTATcctattttgtttttcaattcgATGGCATCGAgccaaaaccaaaaaacaaaaccacaCAGAAGTGGCATTCGGTTTGGGCCATAACAGTCAATTAGCATATTTATTAATCCTGGCAGTATGGATGTTAGGAAGCAGACGAAGTGACGTCGTCGTCAAATTACTCAAATTACACCCGCGTGTGGTCAACGAACTGCTTAAACACGGCCAACAATCCAGGTGCCCTTTCTAATGACTAGAACTGAAGGGCTTCCCCAAGCGTTCGCTCTGTACCAAGGGTTGACGGTCTCGGTCAACAATATACAGGATCGGGGAGGGAAGACCAATCATGGTTGTTTTTTCTTCCGGTATTTGTCGGTAGACTGTTCGCAATAGGAGGAGATAGTAATATCACTTTGGTACTTACACTGGTCGTCCGAATTCGTCCTTTGGCAAATCGTTTGTGGGTGTTCCATGGTTCATCAGCTTGGAGCGGTACATTTCCACTTTGGCACGAACTTCCTCCTGGCTGAGTCTGAGTGGTGATGTACGGCACATGCAATAATACGCAGAGAGAGAAAATACAATAATGATATTAGAATAgctagaatttcagaatttatgTACTGATTTAAGGTTCTCCCAGagctaagcgatttcatcgcagcAACGGCGACAGCTAGtcaccgcgattctatcgttggctCGCTGCAGAATATgatccatttacgcttccataccaacggcgacagaatcgcagtcgcctagtgatagaatcgcgtcgcgtgtgtttgggggaacctttatttCCTTTGCCTTTAGTCTTTAGATGATGTTACTATGACTAATCAAAGAATGTACAATATAGTtacataaatgaataaataatatgGCCAGAACATATATCAATTCCTTATTTTGTCCTGTTGGTCTTTGGATAACGAAGGGGgtggaagaataaaaaatgaatgGATAAATTGACAAAATCGTAAAACTCATCAGTTTTATTTCAGAAAGTTGAATATTTTAGTTGTTTTTCCAATAAATTCTAAATTCCTCCCTCAaatccatttttcttttttttcgagagttgaccagttgtagtcttaatagactggtatctcggctgggctctccatgtgatacacaatactagcagatGACTCAAGCTATGTCTGGGTtcgtattgtgatcataccgatgCATTTCCCTTCCCGCAGTCTGTCAgtttaaaaaacaaataataataataatgaaagctCATCACGCGCATGAATGTTTTCCGAATAatgaacatcttcttcttcttcttcttcttcttcttcttggcattacatccccacactgggacagagccgcctcgcagcttagtgttcattaagcacttccacagtttttaactgcgaggtttcttagccaggttaccatttttgcattcgtatatcatgaggctagcacgatgatacttttatgcccagggaagtcgagacaatttccaattcgaaaattgcctagaccggcaccgggaatcgaacccagccaccctcagcatggtcttgctttgtagccgcgcgtcttaccgcacggctaaggagggccccataataataattaacatgtaaagttgatttaatgttttcttggagccgacattcaataccgaatagtagtctatgttgacaacgggtggtactgaTGCCATCTCCAAGTAAAGGCCGTTCTACAGCGATTAACGCAACGGCGCATCTTGACAGTAATTCTGTATTCTCTGTCAAAACGCGTCACCGCGCTCACCATTTCGTGAGcttccatttgatgatgggcttaaAAAGACATTGATTGATCCTCCTCACGACCTTAGGTGGTCAAACTATTAGTCATGTAGAGAGAAAGTGAATGaaagcatcatatggtctattcGCATGTACATAGGTGGCTAAGGTCTCAGTTAAACGTGACTCTATCTCTTGTTTTACCGTCTAGCGCTGATCATGAGTTCATTCCTTATCGGTCATTTACTGTGTTATAAGGTagtcaactaattttatttaaatacacTTAGTCA comes from Armigeres subalbatus isolate Guangzhou_Male chromosome 2, GZ_Asu_2, whole genome shotgun sequence and encodes:
- the LOC134208714 gene encoding uncharacterized protein LOC134208714 codes for the protein MSGHTNGATMMTNGQNPPAPAGTFKDELDDFERFALDNLVRNEWGLKVATLNRLVYCGVSVECLEVIEEHDLKDIFNDERAIGQKILLRHRLREWRKGLHWNSPEHPVPKRRFERNSLDPLELEKKPRISTSNSLHESSPSTPNIILPDTRNPSGGSGIASSSTSTSSSMTAAALSSSNLSTGNAITDAGSLPIQITPEALAGFLQGGRSGRWVLKFYSDNHHLDKKALTELTHVVVEPFLVFNITFTHALMRHYAEVICQLFPSEQAETFYCPRNMIRKNPTGKLYDRYVNQRLRYKTKFNAQRPTFVPDSHLNRTFAEMSTVTMSSMMQQHHQQQQHYMEYAGSDPREFNRTPTQPESFSEESMNIYGGDEGSILIDGN